A stretch of the Arvicanthis niloticus isolate mArvNil1 chromosome 17, mArvNil1.pat.X, whole genome shotgun sequence genome encodes the following:
- the Unc5cl gene encoding UNC5C-like protein isoform X2 encodes MSPQESSVQPFQFLLLVGIPVASALLLLQCLRWHCCQWLPGACLKPDDPEEPVSPSTPLPEYELPRQCPAPTLPEVAAFYQELHTPTQGQTFTRQLMHKLLVFSAREVDHHGGCLMLQDMGISLLIPPGAVTVGRQERVSLVLVWDLTDAPSLPHRQGLVSPVVACGPHGASFLKPCTLTFKHCAQQPSQVCAYSSNTSLLDAKDWKPLSRPGTHISRDECRILLSHFSLYTCVLEAPLGQTARKWLQLAMFCSPLAPGQTHLQLRVYFLNNTPCALQWAITNEQPHGGRMRGPCQLFDFTGARADQCLKLKYISEGWENVDDSSSQLVPHLHIWHGKCPFRSFCFRRKAANGNEACSALTNEIIVTMHTFQDGLETKYMEILRFQASEEETWAVPPPVSQPPLCNRLPPELFEQLQMLLEPNSVTGNDWRRLASHLGLCGMKIRQVLVLPAQPRRGHSGIVRGTEWQLAGAALPHDLHGAAGLRLCHPELPEPDSPGQPYQVARRDLGERWPRAG; translated from the exons ATGAGCCCCCAGGAGAGTTCTGTCCAGCCTTTCCAATTCCTCCTGTTGGTGGGGATTCCTGTGGCCAGTGCTCTCCTTCTACTTCAGTGTCTTCGATGGCACTGTTGTCAGTGGCTGCCAGGGGCCTGCCTGAAGCCGGATGACCCAGAGGAGCCAGTGTCCCCATCCACTCCATTACCAGAATATGAGCTCCCAAGGCAGTGCCCAGCCCCCACACTACCGGAGGTGGCTGCGTTCTACCAGGAACTCCACACGCCTACCCAGGGCCAGACCTTCACTCGCCAGCTGATGCATAAGCTCCTGGTGTTTTCTGCTCGAGAGGTGGATCACCATGGTGGATGTCTGATGCTGCAAGACATGGGCATCTCCCTGCTCATTCCGCCAG GTGCTGTGACTGTGGGTCGCCAGGAGAGGGTGTCCTTGGTTCTGGTGTGGGACCTGACAGATGCCCCATCACTGCCTCACAGACAGGGACTAGTGAGTCCTGTGGTGGCCTGTGGGCCTCATGGGGCCTCTTTCCTGAAGCCTTGCACTCTCACGTTCAAGCACTGCGCCCAGCAGCCCAGTCAAGTCTGTGCCTATAGCAGCAATACCTCCTTGCTGGATGCCAAGGACTGGAAGCCCCTGAGTCGGCCGGGGACTCATATCTCCAGGGATGAGTGTCGTATCCTGCTCTCTCACTTCAG TCTCTACACCTGTGTTCTGGAGGCACCCCTGGGCCAGACAGCCCGCAAGTGGCTGCAGCTGGCGATGTTCTGCTCCCCACTGGCACCAGGGCAGACACATTTGCAGCTGCGCGTCTACTTCCTGAACAATACCCCCTGCGCCCTGCAGTGGGCCATCACCAATGAACAGCCTCACGGAGGACGCATGCGCGGGCCGTGCCAGCTCTTTGACTTCACCGGGGCCAGAGCAGACCAGTGCCTGAAGCTTAAATACATCTCTGAGG GCTGGGAGAACGTGGATGACAGCAGTAGCCAGCTGGTCCCGCATCTCCACATCTGGCACGGAAAATGCCCCTTCCGTTCTTTCTGCTTCCGGAGAAAGGCAG CCAATGGGAATGAAGCGTGCTCGGCATTAACCAATGAGATCATTGTCACCATGCACACCTTCCAGGAT GGCTTGGAAACCAAATACATGGAGATCCTCAGGTTCCAGGCATCAGAGGAGGAGACCTGGGCAGTACCCCCTCCTGTCTCCCAGCCACCCCTGTGCAACAG GCTGCCCCCAGAGCTCTTTGAGCAGCTGCAGATGTTGTTGGAGCCCAACAGTGTCACTGGGAATGACTGGCGCAGACTGGCCTCCCACCTGGGGCTCTGTGGCATGAAAATCCG ACAGGTTCTTGTCCTGCCAGCGCAGCCCCGCCGCGGCCATTCTGGAATTGTTCGAGGAACAGAATGGCAGCTTGCAGGAGCTGCATTACCTCATGACCTCCATGGAGCGGCTGGACTGCGCCTCTGCCATCCAGAACTACCTGAACCGGACTCCCCTGGGCAGCCCTATCAGGTTGCACGGAGGGACCTGGGAGAACGATGGCCCAGAGCTGGATGA
- the Unc5cl gene encoding UNC5C-like protein isoform X1, producing the protein MSPQESSVQPFQFLLLVGIPVASALLLLQCLRWHCCQWLPGACLKPDDPEEPVSPSTPLPEYELPRQCPAPTLPEVAAFYQELHTPTQGQTFTRQLMHKLLVFSAREVDHHGGCLMLQDMGISLLIPPGAVTVGRQERVSLVLVWDLTDAPSLPHRQGLVSPVVACGPHGASFLKPCTLTFKHCAQQPSQVCAYSSNTSLLDAKDWKPLSRPGTHISRDECRILLSHFSLYTCVLEAPLGQTARKWLQLAMFCSPLAPGQTHLQLRVYFLNNTPCALQWAITNEQPHGGRMRGPCQLFDFTGARADQCLKLKYISEGWENVDDSSSQLVPHLHIWHGKCPFRSFCFRRKAANGNEACSALTNEIIVTMHTFQDGLETKYMEILRFQASEEETWAVPPPVSQPPLCNRLPPELFEQLQMLLEPNSVTGNDWRRLASHLGLCGMKIRFLSCQRSPAAAILELFEEQNGSLQELHYLMTSMERLDCASAIQNYLNRTPLGSPIRLHGGTWENDGPELDEKL; encoded by the exons ATGAGCCCCCAGGAGAGTTCTGTCCAGCCTTTCCAATTCCTCCTGTTGGTGGGGATTCCTGTGGCCAGTGCTCTCCTTCTACTTCAGTGTCTTCGATGGCACTGTTGTCAGTGGCTGCCAGGGGCCTGCCTGAAGCCGGATGACCCAGAGGAGCCAGTGTCCCCATCCACTCCATTACCAGAATATGAGCTCCCAAGGCAGTGCCCAGCCCCCACACTACCGGAGGTGGCTGCGTTCTACCAGGAACTCCACACGCCTACCCAGGGCCAGACCTTCACTCGCCAGCTGATGCATAAGCTCCTGGTGTTTTCTGCTCGAGAGGTGGATCACCATGGTGGATGTCTGATGCTGCAAGACATGGGCATCTCCCTGCTCATTCCGCCAG GTGCTGTGACTGTGGGTCGCCAGGAGAGGGTGTCCTTGGTTCTGGTGTGGGACCTGACAGATGCCCCATCACTGCCTCACAGACAGGGACTAGTGAGTCCTGTGGTGGCCTGTGGGCCTCATGGGGCCTCTTTCCTGAAGCCTTGCACTCTCACGTTCAAGCACTGCGCCCAGCAGCCCAGTCAAGTCTGTGCCTATAGCAGCAATACCTCCTTGCTGGATGCCAAGGACTGGAAGCCCCTGAGTCGGCCGGGGACTCATATCTCCAGGGATGAGTGTCGTATCCTGCTCTCTCACTTCAG TCTCTACACCTGTGTTCTGGAGGCACCCCTGGGCCAGACAGCCCGCAAGTGGCTGCAGCTGGCGATGTTCTGCTCCCCACTGGCACCAGGGCAGACACATTTGCAGCTGCGCGTCTACTTCCTGAACAATACCCCCTGCGCCCTGCAGTGGGCCATCACCAATGAACAGCCTCACGGAGGACGCATGCGCGGGCCGTGCCAGCTCTTTGACTTCACCGGGGCCAGAGCAGACCAGTGCCTGAAGCTTAAATACATCTCTGAGG GCTGGGAGAACGTGGATGACAGCAGTAGCCAGCTGGTCCCGCATCTCCACATCTGGCACGGAAAATGCCCCTTCCGTTCTTTCTGCTTCCGGAGAAAGGCAG CCAATGGGAATGAAGCGTGCTCGGCATTAACCAATGAGATCATTGTCACCATGCACACCTTCCAGGAT GGCTTGGAAACCAAATACATGGAGATCCTCAGGTTCCAGGCATCAGAGGAGGAGACCTGGGCAGTACCCCCTCCTGTCTCCCAGCCACCCCTGTGCAACAG GCTGCCCCCAGAGCTCTTTGAGCAGCTGCAGATGTTGTTGGAGCCCAACAGTGTCACTGGGAATGACTGGCGCAGACTGGCCTCCCACCTGGGGCTCTGTGGCATGAAAATCCG GTTCTTGTCCTGCCAGCGCAGCCCCGCCGCGGCCATTCTGGAATTGTTCGAGGAACAGAATGGCAGCTTGCAGGAGCTGCATTACCTCATGACCTCCATGGAGCGGCTGGACTGCGCCTCTGCCATCCAGAACTACCTGAACCGGACTCCCCTGGGCAGCCCTATCAGGTTGCACGGAGGGACCTGGGAGAACGATGGCCCAGAGCTGGATGAGAAACTCTAA